From Procambarus clarkii isolate CNS0578487 chromosome 65, FALCON_Pclarkii_2.0, whole genome shotgun sequence, one genomic window encodes:
- the LOC138354994 gene encoding dentin sialophosphoprotein-like: MQQSKWGPIDSQSGPIDSQSGPIDSQSDPIDSQRDPIDSQSDPIDSQSDPIDSQSGPIDSQSGPIDSQSGPIDSQSDPIDSQSDPIDSQSDPIDSQSDPIDSQSDPIDSQSDPIDSQSDPIDSQSGPIDSQSDPIDSQSGPIDSQSDPIDSQSGPIDSQSGPIDSQSGPIDSQSGPIDSQSGPIDSQSGPIDSQSDPIDSQRDPIDSQSDPIDSQSDPIDSQSGPIDSQSGPIDSQSGPIDSQSDPIDSQRDPIDSQSDPIDSQSDPIDSQSGPIDSQSGPIDSQSGPIDSQSDPIDSQSDPIDSQSDPIDSQSDPIDSQSDPIDSQSDPIDSQSDPIDSQSGPIDSQSDPIDSQSGPIDSQSDPIDSQSGPIDSQSGPIDSQSGPIDSQSGPIDSQSGPIDSQSGPIDSQSDPIDSQRDPIDSQSDPIDSQSDPIDSQSGPIDSQSGPIDSQSGPIDSQSGPIDSQSGPIDSQSGPIDSQRPASHTGPSLILTMTIFT, translated from the coding sequence ATGCAACAGTCCAAGTGGGGGCCCATAGACAGTCAGTCAGGCCCCATAGACAGTCAGTCAGGCCCCATAGATAGTCAGTCAGACCCCATAGACAGTCAGAGAGACCCCATAGATAGTCAGTCAGACCCCATAGACAGTCAGTCAGACCCCATAGACAGTCAGTCAGGCCCCATAGACAGTCAGTCAGGCCCCATAGACAGTCAGTCAGGCCCCATAGATAGTCAGTCAGACCCCATAGATAGTCAGTCAGACCCCATAGATAGTCAGTCAGACCCCATAGATAGTCAGTCAGACCCCATAGACAGTCAGTCAGACCCCATAGACAGTCAGAGTGACCCCATAGATAGTCAGTCAGACCCCATAGACAGTCAGTCAGGCCCCATAGATAGTCAGTCAGACCCCATAGACAGTCAGTCAGGCCCCATAGATAGTCAGTCAGACCCCATAGACAGTCAGTCAGGCCCCATAGACAGTCAGTCAGGCCCCATAGACAGTCAGTCAGGCCCCATAGACAGTCAGTCAGGCCCCATAGACAGTCAGTCAGGCCCCATAGACAGTCAGTCAGGCCCCATAGATAGTCAGTCAGACCCCATAGACAGTCAGAGAGACCCCATAGATAGTCAGTCAGACCCCATAGACAGTCAGTCAGACCCCATAGACAGTCAGTCAGGCCCCATAGACAGTCAGTCAGGCCCCATAGACAGTCAGTCAGGCCCCATAGATAGTCAGTCAGACCCCATAGACAGTCAGAGAGACCCCATAGATAGTCAGTCAGACCCCATAGACAGTCAGTCAGACCCCATAGACAGTCAGTCAGGCCCCATAGACAGTCAGTCAGGCCCCATAGACAGTCAGTCAGGCCCCATAGATAGTCAGTCAGACCCCATAGATAGTCAGTCAGACCCCATAGATAGTCAGTCAGACCCCATAGATAGTCAGTCAGACCCCATAGACAGTCAGTCAGACCCCATAGACAGTCAGAGTGACCCCATAGATAGTCAGTCAGACCCCATAGACAGTCAGTCAGGCCCCATAGATAGTCAGTCAGACCCCATAGACAGTCAGTCAGGCCCCATAGATAGTCAGTCAGACCCCATAGACAGTCAGTCAGGCCCCATAGACAGTCAGTCAGGCCCCATAGACAGTCAGTCAGGCCCCATAGACAGTCAGTCAGGCCCCATAGACAGTCAGTCAGGCCCCATAGACAGTCAGTCAGGCCCCATAGATAGTCAGTCAGACCCCATAGACAGTCAGAGAGACCCCATAGATAGTCAGTCAGACCCCATAGACAGTCAGTCAGACCCCATAGACAGTCAGTCAGGCCCCATAGACAGTCAGTCAGGCCCCATAGACAGTCAGTCAGGCCCCATAGACAGTCAGTCAGGCCCCATAGACAGTCAGTCAGGCCCCATAGACAGTCAGTCAGGCCCCATAGACAGTCAGAGACCGGCGTCCCACACTGGGCCCTCACTCATCCTGACCATGAccatatttacctga